Proteins from a genomic interval of Trifolium pratense cultivar HEN17-A07 linkage group LG6, ARS_RC_1.1, whole genome shotgun sequence:
- the LOC123890800 gene encoding pyruvate dehydrogenase E1 component subunit beta, mitochondrial-like isoform X2, with amino-acid sequence MLGVIIRNNKTILLRPSFSSAFRQFSSSAKQMTVRDALNSALDEEMSADPKVFLMGEEVGEYQGAYKISKGLLEKYGPDRVLDTPITEAGFTGIGVGAAYYGLKPVVEFMTFNFSMQAIDHIINSAAKSNYMSAGQISVPIVFRGPNGAAAGVGAQHSHCYASWYGSCPGLKVLAPYSSEDARGLLKAAIRDPDPVVFLENELLYGESFPVSAEVLDSSFCLPIGKAKIEREGKDVTITAFSKMVGFALKAAEILAKEGISAEVINLRSIRPLDRSTINASVRKTNRLVTVEEGFPQHGVGAEICTSVIEESFGYLDAPVERIAGADVPMPYAANLERLAVPQVEDIVRAAKRACHRSVPMAAAA; translated from the exons ATGTTGGGTGTTATAATAAGAAACAACAAG ACTATTCTTCTTCGCCCTTCCTTCTCCTCCGCATTCAGACAATTTTCTTCTTCCGCTAAACAG ATGACAGTCAGAGATGCTCTCAACTCTGCACTTGATGAGGAAATGTCCGCTGATCCTAAAGTTTTCTTGATGGGCGAAGAG GTTGGAGAATATCAAGGTGCATATaag ATATCTAAGGGACTGCTTGAGAAGTATGGCCCTGACAGGGTTCTCGACACTCCCATCACTGAG GCTGGGTTTACTGGGATTGGAGTTGGCGCTGCTTACTACGGTCTAAAGCCTGTCGTCGAGTTTATGACATTTAACTTCTCCATGCAG GCAATAGATCACATCATTAATTCTGCTGCAAAGTCAAATTACATGTCTGCTGGACAAATATCTGTACCTATTGTCTTCAGAGGACCCAATGGTGCTGCTGCTGGTGTTGGTGCTCAACACTCTCAT TGTTATGCATCTTGGTATGGCTCGTGCCCTGGGTTGAAAGTTTTGGCACCATATTCATCTGAAGATGCCCGTGGTTTACTTAAAGCGGCTATAAGGGACCCTGATCCTGTAGTTTTCCTTGAAAATGAGTTGTT ATATGGTGAGTCATTCCCTGTTTCTGCCGAAGTTCTTGATTCCAGTTTTTGCCTTCCCATTGGAAAAGCGAAG ATTGAGAGAGAAGGAAAAGATGTGACTATTACAGCCTTCTCAAAAATGGTTGGCTTTGCACTAAAG GCTGCTGAGATACTTGCGAAGGAAGGAATCAGTGCTGAG GTTATTAATTTACGGTCGATCCGGCCGCTTGATCGATCCACCATCAATGCTTCTGTCAGGAAAACCAACAGACTGGTGACAGTTGAAGAAGGGTTTCCTCAGCATGGTGTTGGCGCTGAAATCTG TACATCCGTCATTGAGGAGAGTTTTGGCTATCTTGATGCACCAGTTGAGAGAATTGCTGGGGCTGATGTTCCTATGCCTTATGCAGCAAATCTGGAGAGATTGGCTGTCCCACAG GTTGAAGATATCGTACGTGCTGCAAAGAGAGCATGCCACAGATCTGTCCCTATGGCTGCCGCTGCCTAA
- the LOC123890800 gene encoding pyruvate dehydrogenase E1 component subunit beta, mitochondrial-like isoform X1, whose translation MLGVIIRNNKTILLRPSFSSAFRQFSSSAKQMTVRDALNSALDEEMSADPKVFLMGEEVGEYQGAYKISKGLLEKYGPDRVLDTPITEVIFLTYIHTYTFSLISCLSFHLFISQCSLQAGFTGIGVGAAYYGLKPVVEFMTFNFSMQAIDHIINSAAKSNYMSAGQISVPIVFRGPNGAAAGVGAQHSHCYASWYGSCPGLKVLAPYSSEDARGLLKAAIRDPDPVVFLENELLYGESFPVSAEVLDSSFCLPIGKAKIEREGKDVTITAFSKMVGFALKAAEILAKEGISAEVINLRSIRPLDRSTINASVRKTNRLVTVEEGFPQHGVGAEICTSVIEESFGYLDAPVERIAGADVPMPYAANLERLAVPQVEDIVRAAKRACHRSVPMAAAA comes from the exons ATGTTGGGTGTTATAATAAGAAACAACAAG ACTATTCTTCTTCGCCCTTCCTTCTCCTCCGCATTCAGACAATTTTCTTCTTCCGCTAAACAG ATGACAGTCAGAGATGCTCTCAACTCTGCACTTGATGAGGAAATGTCCGCTGATCCTAAAGTTTTCTTGATGGGCGAAGAG GTTGGAGAATATCAAGGTGCATATaag ATATCTAAGGGACTGCTTGAGAAGTATGGCCCTGACAGGGTTCTCGACACTCCCATCACTGAGGTTATTTTTcttacatacatacatacatacactTTCTCACTTATTTCATGTCTTTCATTCCACCTATTCATTTCTCAATGTTCATTGCAGGCTGGGTTTACTGGGATTGGAGTTGGCGCTGCTTACTACGGTCTAAAGCCTGTCGTCGAGTTTATGACATTTAACTTCTCCATGCAG GCAATAGATCACATCATTAATTCTGCTGCAAAGTCAAATTACATGTCTGCTGGACAAATATCTGTACCTATTGTCTTCAGAGGACCCAATGGTGCTGCTGCTGGTGTTGGTGCTCAACACTCTCAT TGTTATGCATCTTGGTATGGCTCGTGCCCTGGGTTGAAAGTTTTGGCACCATATTCATCTGAAGATGCCCGTGGTTTACTTAAAGCGGCTATAAGGGACCCTGATCCTGTAGTTTTCCTTGAAAATGAGTTGTT ATATGGTGAGTCATTCCCTGTTTCTGCCGAAGTTCTTGATTCCAGTTTTTGCCTTCCCATTGGAAAAGCGAAG ATTGAGAGAGAAGGAAAAGATGTGACTATTACAGCCTTCTCAAAAATGGTTGGCTTTGCACTAAAG GCTGCTGAGATACTTGCGAAGGAAGGAATCAGTGCTGAG GTTATTAATTTACGGTCGATCCGGCCGCTTGATCGATCCACCATCAATGCTTCTGTCAGGAAAACCAACAGACTGGTGACAGTTGAAGAAGGGTTTCCTCAGCATGGTGTTGGCGCTGAAATCTG TACATCCGTCATTGAGGAGAGTTTTGGCTATCTTGATGCACCAGTTGAGAGAATTGCTGGGGCTGATGTTCCTATGCCTTATGCAGCAAATCTGGAGAGATTGGCTGTCCCACAG GTTGAAGATATCGTACGTGCTGCAAAGAGAGCATGCCACAGATCTGTCCCTATGGCTGCCGCTGCCTAA